The following are encoded in a window of Candidatus Paceibacterota bacterium genomic DNA:
- a CDS encoding DUF1648 domain-containing protein, with protein MKKASIPLVIAALLYLALVGHLTSSISGLPERMATHFDAGGQPDGWSSRASYVRFMLVFGLAFPLFAPAVCYAARFLPDWLCNIPHRGYWLAPERRRETLAYLFSHSLWLAPLMAGFVIGTHLTTIQANRLAEPQLSSATTWAMIGTMLAGIGVWLVPLIRRFKRVPREVPE; from the coding sequence ATGAAGAAAGCAAGCATACCCCTGGTCATCGCTGCTCTACTCTACCTGGCGCTGGTCGGCCACCTGACAAGTTCGATTTCAGGACTGCCGGAGCGCATGGCCACGCACTTTGATGCCGGCGGCCAGCCCGACGGCTGGAGCAGCCGCGCGTCGTATGTGCGGTTCATGCTGGTGTTTGGCCTGGCCTTCCCGCTGTTCGCGCCAGCCGTCTGCTATGCGGCCCGGTTCCTGCCGGACTGGTTATGCAACATCCCACACCGCGGCTACTGGCTCGCCCCGGAGAGGCGGAGGGAGACGCTCGCCTATCTCTTCAGTCACTCGCTATGGCTCGCTCCGCTGATGGCCGGCTTTGTCATCGGGACGCACTTGACGACCATCCAAGCCAACCGGCTGGCGGAGCCGCAGCTTTCGTCGGCCACAACCTGGGCCATGATCGGCACTATGCTGGCTGGGATTGGCGTCTGGCTGGTGCCCCTGATCCGGCGTTTCAAACGCGTCCCCCGCGAGGTGCCAGAGTAG
- a CDS encoding response regulator: MTAIKILIVEDDTALLRGLKDNFQAQGYQVRTARDGETGLEALFRDPPDLALLDVMLPKVNGYEICRLARSRRLSTPIIMLSAKCRVDDVLRGLAVGADDYLTKPFGIRDLLARAKRLSRSGAPAPGRQPTQ, encoded by the coding sequence ATGACCGCGATAAAGATACTGATTGTCGAAGATGATACCGCCTTGCTGCGCGGTCTGAAGGACAACTTTCAGGCGCAAGGCTACCAAGTACGCACCGCCCGCGACGGCGAGACGGGTCTGGAGGCGCTGTTCCGCGACCCGCCGGATCTGGCGCTGCTTGACGTTATGCTGCCCAAGGTTAACGGCTACGAAATCTGCCGCCTGGCCCGGTCGCGCCGCCTGAGCACCCCGATCATCATGCTGTCGGCCAAATGCCGGGTGGACGATGTCCTTCGCGGCCTTGCGGTGGGCGCAGACGATTATCTGACCAAGCCCTTCGGCATCCGCGACCTGCTCGCGCGTGCAAAACGTTTGAGCCGAAGCGGGGCTCCTGCGCCAGGCCGACAACCCACACAATGA
- a CDS encoding zinc ribbon domain-containing protein, with protein sequence MADAVARKKFSCPACGGEAQWNPAKRSLVCPFCGTVSPAQVELTAAGEEKIVEHDLVAALRNIPDEQRGWQAEKTSVKCQSCQAISVFDPARVSQSCDFCGSTALVPYEEVKAAFRPESLLPMKVSETQVRDSIRRWYGNRWFAPNRLKRAALTDIVKGLYIPYWTFDAQVHADWTAESGYFYYETETYRDANGKTQTRQVQRVRWQPSSGSVDHFFDDELVPASRGVQPEMLRRIEPFPTQALVPYNAGFLSGWVVERYQIDLVAAAQAARGKMDAQMVSLCGSQVPGDTHRNLNVATNYSGQTFKHILAPLWLLTYNYGARNFQVVINGYTGAIAGKYPKSWVKISLAVLMATIVLALVLFFANR encoded by the coding sequence ATGGCTGACGCAGTAGCCCGGAAGAAGTTCTCCTGCCCCGCCTGTGGGGGCGAGGCCCAGTGGAATCCGGCCAAGAGAAGCCTGGTCTGCCCGTTCTGCGGCACCGTTTCGCCGGCGCAAGTCGAGCTCACCGCTGCCGGTGAGGAGAAGATCGTCGAGCACGACCTCGTTGCGGCGCTGCGCAACATCCCGGACGAGCAGCGCGGGTGGCAGGCGGAGAAGACCTCCGTCAAATGCCAAAGTTGCCAGGCCATCTCCGTCTTTGACCCGGCGCGCGTCAGCCAGAGCTGTGATTTTTGCGGCTCCACGGCGCTGGTTCCTTATGAGGAGGTCAAGGCCGCTTTCCGCCCGGAGAGCCTGCTGCCGATGAAGGTAAGCGAAACCCAGGTGCGCGACTCCATCCGGCGCTGGTACGGCAACCGGTGGTTTGCCCCCAACCGGCTCAAACGCGCCGCTCTCACCGACATCGTCAAGGGTCTCTATATTCCATACTGGACCTTCGATGCCCAGGTGCATGCTGACTGGACTGCGGAGAGCGGTTACTTCTACTACGAGACCGAGACCTACCGGGACGCGAACGGCAAGACCCAGACGCGGCAGGTCCAGAGAGTCCGTTGGCAGCCAAGCAGCGGCTCGGTGGACCACTTCTTCGACGATGAACTGGTGCCGGCCTCGCGTGGCGTGCAACCGGAGATGCTGCGGCGCATCGAGCCGTTTCCCACCCAGGCGCTGGTGCCCTACAACGCCGGCTTCCTGTCTGGCTGGGTCGTCGAGCGCTACCAGATTGACCTCGTGGCCGCCGCCCAGGCCGCGCGCGGAAAGATGGACGCCCAGATGGTGAGCCTCTGCGGCAGCCAGGTGCCCGGCGACACGCATCGGAATTTGAATGTCGCCACGAACTATTCCGGCCAGACCTTCAAGCACATCCTGGCTCCCCTCTGGCTGCTCACCTACAACTACGGCGCTCGCAACTTCCAGGTCGTTATCAACGGCTACACCGGCGCCATCGCTGGCAAGTATCCCAAGAGTTGGGTTAAGATCTCCCTGGCGGTCCTGATGGCGACAATCGTGCTGGCGCTGGTTCTTTTCTTCGCCAACCGTTGA
- a CDS encoding alpha/beta hydrolase family protein, with protein MAQTNQTDAARWLAKSEVAPRFTVPASRTAWEKKRRQVRARLWELLGKLPPRPKLPKVETLSRKTRGDCVVEKLQFDNGAGATVPGYLLRPKGLSRRAPAVLYCHWHGGEYDIGKEELFQARHTPEAPGPTLVKRGFVVLAIDAYCFGERNGRGPGGTAETGREGEMTASKFNLWVGRTLWGMMLRDDLMALDYLASRPEVDARRMGVTGISMGATRSWWLMALDERIRAGVAVACLTRYQNLIEREALQAHGIYYFVPRLLNHFDTEAVVALIAPRPALFMNGDQDDGSPPDGIHSIEAVARPAYRLYGRESDFLSVIYPGQGHVYTPEMWCRTLDWLDAKLKSGKPQPSATGTRPRPVGPSGARR; from the coding sequence ATGGCCCAGACCAACCAAACCGATGCGGCCCGCTGGCTGGCGAAGTCCGAAGTCGCCCCGCGGTTCACCGTGCCCGCTTCCCGGACCGCCTGGGAGAAAAAGCGCCGCCAGGTGCGGGCTCGCCTTTGGGAATTGCTGGGCAAACTGCCGCCACGCCCAAAGCTGCCCAAGGTTGAAACGCTCTCCCGGAAGACCCGGGGCGACTGTGTGGTCGAGAAGTTACAGTTCGACAATGGCGCGGGGGCCACCGTGCCCGGATACCTGCTCCGGCCAAAGGGGCTTTCCAGAAGAGCGCCGGCCGTTCTCTATTGCCATTGGCACGGCGGCGAATACGACATTGGCAAAGAGGAGCTGTTTCAGGCCAGGCACACACCCGAGGCCCCGGGACCGACCCTGGTGAAGCGTGGCTTCGTCGTCCTGGCGATTGACGCCTATTGCTTCGGCGAGCGGAATGGGCGCGGGCCGGGCGGCACCGCCGAGACGGGCCGCGAAGGTGAAATGACGGCCAGCAAGTTCAATCTCTGGGTCGGGCGCACGCTCTGGGGCATGATGCTGCGCGATGACCTGATGGCGCTGGACTACCTTGCGTCACGCCCGGAAGTGGACGCGCGGCGGATGGGCGTGACCGGCATCAGCATGGGCGCGACGCGTTCGTGGTGGCTGATGGCGCTGGATGAGCGAATCCGGGCGGGCGTCGCCGTCGCTTGCCTCACCCGCTACCAGAACCTGATTGAGCGCGAGGCGCTCCAGGCGCACGGCATCTACTACTTCGTGCCACGGCTGCTAAATCACTTCGACACCGAGGCAGTCGTGGCGCTGATCGCGCCGCGCCCCGCCCTGTTCATGAACGGCGACCAGGATGACGGGTCGCCACCGGACGGCATTCACTCCATCGAAGCGGTGGCCCGTCCCGCTTATCGGCTGTACGGCAGAGAGAGCGATTTCCTCAGCGTAATCTACCCCGGTCAGGGGCATGTATACACTCCCGAGATGTGGTGCAGGACCCTTGACTGGCTGGACGCAAAGCTGAAGAGCGGCAAGCCACAGCCGTCAGCCACTGGGACGCGGCCTCGACCGGTGGGTCCCTCCGGTGCCCGCCGCTAA
- the dprA gene encoding DNA-processing protein DprA yields MEQREALVALNLIEHVGPVRVRQLIEHFGDATAILRASRQQLLQVRGIGEDTAAAIANWEQTTDLAAEMKRIAEFGCRIVTQADLEYPELLRQIYDPPIVLYVKGELSAKDKNSVAMVGSRMTTHYGIETARKLAYQLAYLGVTVVSGGARGIDTAAHQGALSGKGRTIAVLGTGINLVTPPENAKLFEQVAASGAVITQFPFNRPADKQSFPIRNRIVAGMTLGTVVVEANLTSGALITANFATEYGRQVFAVPGRIDSPRSKGCHDLIKKGAKLCEGAEDILSEFEYLFPASNRPPTPGDTGVLPALELSESEQKVHDTLSNEAISIDDVIRKSGLPSSAVSVALLSLEMKRLIRQLPGKMFVRSG; encoded by the coding sequence ATGGAGCAACGCGAAGCCCTCGTGGCGCTGAATCTGATCGAGCACGTCGGCCCAGTCCGCGTGCGGCAATTGATCGAACATTTCGGCGACGCCACGGCCATTCTGCGCGCCTCCCGGCAGCAGTTGCTCCAGGTCCGCGGCATCGGCGAGGACACCGCCGCGGCCATCGCCAACTGGGAGCAAACCACCGACCTGGCTGCCGAGATGAAGCGCATCGCGGAGTTCGGCTGCCGCATCGTGACGCAAGCCGACTTGGAGTATCCGGAGCTGTTGCGGCAGATTTATGACCCGCCCATTGTGCTCTACGTCAAAGGTGAGTTGAGCGCCAAGGACAAGAACTCGGTGGCCATGGTCGGCTCGCGGATGACTACACATTACGGCATCGAGACCGCCCGCAAGCTGGCCTACCAGCTCGCGTATCTCGGCGTGACTGTGGTCAGCGGGGGTGCGCGCGGGATTGACACGGCGGCGCATCAGGGCGCCTTGAGCGGCAAAGGCCGGACGATCGCGGTGCTCGGCACGGGCATCAACTTGGTTACGCCACCCGAGAACGCTAAGCTGTTCGAGCAGGTCGCCGCCAGCGGAGCGGTGATTACTCAATTCCCTTTCAACCGGCCCGCCGACAAACAATCCTTCCCCATCCGCAACCGCATCGTGGCCGGCATGACGCTCGGCACGGTGGTGGTGGAGGCCAACCTCACCAGCGGCGCGTTGATCACGGCCAATTTCGCCACGGAATATGGGCGGCAGGTGTTTGCCGTCCCGGGGCGGATTGATTCGCCGCGCAGCAAGGGCTGCCACGACCTCATCAAGAAAGGCGCCAAGCTCTGCGAGGGCGCGGAGGATATTCTGAGCGAGTTCGAATATCTCTTTCCGGCCAGCAACCGCCCCCCCACACCCGGCGATACCGGCGTCCTGCCCGCGCTGGAGCTGAGCGAGAGCGAGCAGAAGGTTCATGACACGCTAAGCAACGAGGCGATCAGCATTGACGACGTGATCCGCAAGAGCGGGTTGCCCAGTTCGGCGGTGTCGGTAGCGCTGCTGAGCCTGGAGATGAAGCGGCTCATTCGGCAATTGCCGGGGAAGATGTTCGTGAGAAGCGGTTGA
- a CDS encoding response regulator transcription factor, with protein sequence MSAKTILIIEDDPVLLRGLKDNFEAQGYVVRAARDGQKGLEALLTAPPDLLLLDLMLPKVNGYEICQAARARQLDMPIMMLTAKGQEDDIVRGLELGADDYVTKPFSIRELLARVKAFLRRQGPEAAVHEFGDCRLDLTAHKLFRKGKEIVLTAKEFRLLEFFVKRVGRALTRDSILEAVWGNEVIVTDRSVDRCVTTLRSKIEPDPRSPQFIHTIRDIGYRFEC encoded by the coding sequence ATGAGCGCCAAGACCATCTTGATCATTGAAGACGACCCGGTGTTGCTGCGCGGGTTAAAGGACAACTTCGAGGCGCAGGGCTACGTGGTGCGCGCGGCGCGGGACGGCCAGAAGGGCTTGGAGGCGCTGCTGACGGCGCCGCCGGACCTGTTGCTGCTGGACCTGATGCTGCCCAAGGTCAACGGCTACGAGATTTGCCAGGCGGCCCGGGCGCGGCAACTGGACATGCCGATCATGATGCTGACGGCCAAGGGGCAGGAGGACGACATTGTGCGAGGGTTGGAGCTTGGGGCCGACGATTACGTGACCAAGCCATTCAGCATCCGGGAGTTGCTCGCGCGGGTGAAGGCGTTTCTGCGGCGACAGGGGCCGGAGGCGGCGGTGCACGAGTTTGGCGATTGCCGGCTGGATTTGACGGCGCACAAGCTGTTCCGGAAGGGGAAGGAGATCGTGCTGACGGCCAAGGAGTTCCGGCTGCTGGAGTTCTTTGTGAAGCGGGTGGGCAGGGCGCTGACGCGGGACAGCATTCTGGAGGCGGTCTGGGGCAACGAGGTGATCGTGACCGACCGGAGCGTGGACCGGTGCGTGACGACGCTGCGGAGCAAGATCGAGCCGGACCCGCGCAGCCCGCAGTTTATTCATACGATCCGGGATATCGGGTATCGGTTTGAGTGTTAA
- a CDS encoding Rrf2 family transcriptional regulator, giving the protein MSLSVKSDYATRAVLSLARHYPTGRVVRIEDVARDQGVPPPYLSAILAELKGKGIVQSVRGKDGGYLLSRPPAEITMGDVLRAVDAKMFDIPALRAPKCPPELRRAWKQMIKAVEGAADGITFQQLLDEGAEKDRMYYI; this is encoded by the coding sequence GTGAGCTTGTCGGTAAAGAGTGATTACGCGACGCGCGCGGTCTTGAGTCTGGCGCGGCATTATCCCACCGGCAGAGTCGTGCGCATTGAGGATGTGGCGCGGGATCAAGGGGTGCCGCCGCCGTATCTCTCCGCGATTCTGGCGGAGTTGAAGGGTAAGGGGATTGTCCAAAGCGTGCGCGGCAAGGACGGCGGCTATTTGCTCAGTCGCCCCCCCGCGGAGATTACGATGGGCGATGTGCTGCGCGCGGTGGATGCCAAGATGTTTGACATTCCGGCGCTGCGGGCGCCGAAGTGTCCCCCTGAACTGCGGCGCGCCTGGAAGCAGATGATCAAGGCGGTCGAGGGCGCCGCCGACGGCATCACCTTCCAGCAACTGCTCGACGAGGGCGCCGAGAAGGACAGGATGTACTACATCTAA
- a CDS encoding HAMP domain-containing sensor histidine kinase, which produces MKAIRAKLAMGGGRPSGSWLMLLLLLAVLVPSVCLLWFMSQAAHNERLAARQKLADAYRVNLGLAQKEVEGYWARTIAELETDAERLTPAALFAKTVRAGLAEAVVCVDAEGKASYPGPAPAPEPDAAGADWTEAEKLEQSDPAGAAAAFARLAAQATDSCLAARGLQAQARCLVKAGKREEALAVLTGPLAEERFRAATDAQGRLVAPNAELMAVELLKDSTPERAREPLKRLRQRVLDYDDAGMSAPQRRFLMRELQRLSPDEALQRLLAAEDLAARWVETGVEISPEPGLRGTALPGVWQLACGRGRVLTLHRTEGVVGRMRGAVSAQLLPEDVKLAFVPPGKEFERFLMSVPAGASLSGWRLALSPEGEGLFETAAEQRVTAYVWIGVLVLAAVIVLAALALRLVRRQMALTQLRNDLVANVTHELKTPLSSMRLLVDTLLNSQPLHEQTAREYLQLIAQENLRLSRLIDNFLTFSRMERNKYSFGFKEVPAAVIVEGAVTAVRERFNASGCEFKTEVPPALPEVMADPDAMVTALVNLLDNAYKYSGEEKQITLSAGAANGSVFFAVKDNGIGLSPRDTRRIFRRFFQVDQRLSRSGGGCGLGLSIVKFIVTAHHGSVRVESQPGRGSTFIISLPRAAARPDPEQKPLPNAG; this is translated from the coding sequence GTGAAGGCAATCAGGGCAAAGCTGGCGATGGGCGGCGGGCGACCGAGCGGGTCGTGGCTGATGCTGCTGCTGTTGCTGGCGGTGCTGGTGCCGTCGGTGTGCCTGCTGTGGTTCATGAGCCAGGCCGCGCACAACGAGCGGTTGGCGGCGCGGCAAAAGCTGGCGGACGCCTACCGGGTCAACCTGGGGCTGGCGCAGAAAGAGGTGGAAGGCTACTGGGCGCGGACGATCGCGGAGTTGGAAACGGATGCGGAGCGGTTAACGCCGGCGGCGTTGTTCGCCAAGACGGTCCGCGCGGGACTGGCGGAAGCGGTTGTCTGCGTTGATGCCGAGGGGAAGGCAAGTTACCCGGGACCCGCTCCGGCGCCGGAGCCGGATGCGGCAGGCGCCGACTGGACCGAGGCCGAGAAACTGGAGCAAAGCGATCCGGCGGGGGCGGCAGCCGCGTTCGCCCGGCTGGCGGCGCAAGCGACCGACAGCTGTTTGGCGGCGCGCGGGTTGCAGGCGCAGGCGCGCTGCCTGGTCAAGGCCGGGAAGCGAGAGGAGGCGTTGGCGGTGCTGACGGGGCCGCTGGCGGAGGAGCGCTTTCGGGCGGCGACGGATGCACAGGGCCGGCTGGTGGCGCCGAACGCGGAGCTGATGGCGGTCGAACTGCTGAAGGACTCCACGCCGGAACGGGCGCGCGAGCCGCTGAAACGGTTGCGGCAGCGCGTGTTGGATTATGACGACGCGGGGATGTCTGCGCCGCAGCGGCGTTTCCTCATGCGCGAGTTGCAGCGGCTGTCGCCGGATGAGGCGCTGCAGCGGTTGCTGGCGGCGGAAGACCTGGCGGCGCGGTGGGTGGAGACAGGCGTGGAGATTTCCCCCGAGCCCGGGTTGCGCGGGACGGCGCTGCCGGGAGTGTGGCAGCTTGCGTGCGGTCGGGGACGGGTACTAACGCTGCACCGGACTGAAGGCGTAGTGGGGCGGATGCGGGGCGCGGTGTCGGCGCAATTGTTGCCAGAGGATGTGAAGCTGGCGTTTGTGCCACCGGGCAAGGAGTTCGAGCGCTTCCTCATGAGCGTGCCGGCGGGGGCGAGTTTATCGGGGTGGCGGCTGGCGTTGTCGCCGGAGGGGGAAGGGCTGTTTGAGACGGCGGCGGAGCAGCGGGTGACGGCGTATGTGTGGATCGGGGTGCTGGTATTGGCGGCGGTGATCGTGCTGGCAGCGCTGGCGCTGCGGTTGGTGCGTCGGCAGATGGCGCTAACGCAACTCCGGAACGATCTGGTGGCGAACGTGACGCACGAGCTGAAAACGCCGCTGTCCTCCATGCGCCTGTTGGTGGACACGTTGTTGAACTCGCAGCCGCTCCACGAGCAGACCGCCCGCGAGTATCTCCAGCTCATCGCCCAAGAGAACCTCCGGCTCAGCCGGCTGATTGACAACTTCCTCACCTTCTCGCGCATGGAACGCAATAAGTATTCCTTCGGCTTCAAGGAAGTGCCCGCGGCGGTAATCGTCGAAGGAGCGGTGACGGCGGTGCGGGAGCGCTTTAACGCCTCCGGCTGCGAGTTCAAGACCGAAGTCCCGCCGGCGCTGCCGGAGGTGATGGCAGACCCCGACGCGATGGTCACCGCCCTGGTCAACCTGCTGGATAATGCCTACAAGTATTCGGGGGAGGAAAAGCAAATTACCTTGAGCGCCGGCGCGGCGAACGGCAGCGTTTTCTTCGCCGTCAAGGACAACGGGATCGGCTTGTCCCCGCGCGATACCAGACGCATCTTCAGGCGCTTCTTCCAGGTGGACCAGCGCCTGTCCCGGAGCGGCGGCGGCTGCGGCCTGGGCTTGAGCATCGTGAAGTTCATTGTCACCGCCCACCACGGCAGTGTGCGCGTCGAAAGCCAACCCGGCCGCGGCAGCACGTTTATCATCTCCCTGCCCCGGGCGGCCGCCCGCCCCGATCCGGAACAAAAACCACTACCAAATGCCGGTTAA